The proteins below come from a single Pseudomonas chlororaphis genomic window:
- a CDS encoding monovalent cation/H+ antiporter subunit A (subunit A of antiporter complex involved in resistance to high concentrations of Na+, K+, Li+ and/or alkali; in S. meliloti it is known to be involved with K+), producing the protein MSLIVLLLLPFIGSCVAALLPHNARNAESLLAGLVALVGTVQVALLYPQIADGGVIRETYSWLPSLGLDFVLRLDGFAWLFSLLVLGIGTLVSLYARYYMSPDDPVPRFFAFFLAFMGAMLGLVISGNLIQMVFFWELTSLFSFLLIGYWHHRADARRGAYMALMVTGAGGLCLLAGVMLLGHVVGSYDLDKVLAAGELIRAHALYPILLALILIGALSKSAQFPFHFWLPHAMAAPTPVSAYLHSATMVKAGVFLLARLWPSLSGSEEWFYIVGGAGACTLLLGAYCAMFQNDLKGLLAYSTISHLGLITLLLGLNSPLAAVAAVFHILNHATFKASLFMAAGIIDHESGTRDIRKLSGLVRLIPFTATLAMVASAAMAGVPLLNGFLSKEMFFAETVFISATAWVELALPIIATIAGTFSVAYSLRFTVDVFFGPAATDLPHTPHEPPRWMRAPVELLVFTCLLVGIFPAQVVGSLLAAAALPVVGGTLPEYSLAIWHGLNAPMIMSLVAMSGGIVLYLLLRNQFRLGHIKHPPFIGRLSGKRLFERCLVLMMRQGRRLERRISTRRLQAQLFWLVLAALLAGLIPMLHSSLVWGDRPKIPGSIVFVTLWVLAIACAVGAAWQAKYHRLAALTMVSVCGLMTCVTFVWFSAPDLALTQLVVEVVTTVLILLGLRWLPRRIEDASPLPNSERRARIRRLRDLLLSIAVGGGMALLSYAMLTRQTPNDISSFYLSRALPEGGGSNVVNVMLVDFRGFDTLGEITVLVAVALAVFALLRRFRPPKESMQLPAQQRLLAPDVVTDLVNPRQASDTALGFMMVPSVLVRLLLPIALVVSFYLFMRGHNQPGGGFVAGLVMSVAFILQYMVAGTQWVEAQMSLRPLRWMGTGLLFATVTGLGAMAVGYPFLTTHTWHFNLPLLGDIHLASALFFDIGVYAVVVGSTLLILTALAHQSVRAHKPGLQAKAAPLKGATA; encoded by the coding sequence ATGTCACTGATAGTTCTATTGCTTTTGCCCTTCATCGGCAGCTGTGTCGCGGCACTGCTGCCGCATAACGCCCGTAACGCTGAATCGCTGCTGGCAGGCCTCGTGGCCCTCGTCGGCACCGTGCAGGTAGCCTTGTTGTACCCGCAGATCGCCGACGGCGGTGTGATCCGCGAGACCTATTCCTGGCTGCCGAGCCTGGGCCTGGACTTCGTCCTGCGCCTGGACGGCTTCGCCTGGCTGTTTTCATTGTTGGTGCTGGGCATCGGTACGCTGGTGTCGTTGTACGCGCGCTACTACATGTCGCCGGACGATCCGGTGCCGCGCTTCTTCGCTTTTTTCCTGGCGTTCATGGGCGCCATGCTCGGCCTGGTGATCTCTGGCAACCTGATCCAGATGGTGTTTTTCTGGGAACTGACCAGCCTCTTTTCCTTCCTGCTGATCGGCTACTGGCACCATCGCGCCGATGCCCGCCGTGGCGCCTACATGGCCTTGATGGTGACCGGGGCCGGCGGCCTCTGTCTGTTGGCCGGGGTGATGCTACTCGGCCATGTCGTCGGCAGCTATGACCTGGACAAGGTCCTGGCCGCCGGCGAACTGATTCGGGCCCATGCCCTCTACCCCATCCTGCTGGCGCTGATCCTGATCGGCGCCTTGAGCAAAAGCGCACAATTCCCCTTCCATTTCTGGCTTCCCCACGCCATGGCCGCGCCCACGCCGGTGTCGGCGTATCTGCACTCGGCCACCATGGTCAAGGCCGGGGTGTTTCTGCTGGCGCGCCTGTGGCCGTCGCTGTCGGGCAGTGAAGAATGGTTCTACATCGTCGGCGGCGCCGGTGCCTGTACGTTGCTGCTGGGCGCCTATTGCGCGATGTTCCAGAATGACCTCAAGGGCCTGCTGGCCTACTCCACCATCAGCCACCTCGGGCTGATCACCCTGCTGTTGGGCCTCAACAGCCCGCTGGCGGCCGTGGCGGCGGTGTTCCATATCCTCAACCACGCCACGTTCAAGGCCTCGCTGTTCATGGCGGCCGGGATCATCGACCACGAAAGCGGCACCCGCGACATCCGCAAGCTCAGCGGCCTGGTCCGGTTGATCCCGTTCACCGCGACGCTGGCCATGGTCGCCAGCGCGGCAATGGCCGGGGTCCCGTTGCTCAACGGCTTTCTGTCCAAGGAAATGTTCTTCGCCGAGACGGTGTTCATTTCCGCCACGGCCTGGGTCGAACTGGCGCTGCCGATCATCGCCACCATCGCCGGGACTTTCAGCGTCGCCTATTCTCTGCGTTTCACCGTGGACGTGTTCTTCGGCCCCGCCGCCACCGACCTTCCCCACACCCCCCACGAGCCGCCGCGCTGGATGCGCGCACCGGTGGAACTGCTGGTGTTCACCTGCCTGCTGGTGGGGATTTTCCCGGCCCAGGTGGTCGGTTCCCTGTTGGCGGCGGCGGCATTGCCCGTGGTGGGCGGCACGCTGCCCGAGTACAGCCTGGCGATCTGGCACGGCCTCAATGCGCCGATGATCATGAGCCTGGTGGCAATGTCCGGCGGCATCGTGCTGTACCTGCTGCTGCGCAATCAGTTCAGGCTGGGGCACATCAAGCACCCGCCATTCATTGGCCGGCTCAGCGGCAAGCGCCTGTTCGAGCGCTGCCTGGTGTTGATGATGCGCCAGGGCCGGCGCCTGGAGCGGCGGATCAGCACCCGTCGCCTGCAAGCCCAATTGTTCTGGCTGGTCCTGGCCGCGCTGCTGGCGGGGCTGATCCCGATGCTGCACAGCTCGCTGGTCTGGGGCGATCGGCCGAAGATCCCCGGCTCCATCGTGTTCGTCACCCTGTGGGTGCTGGCGATCGCCTGTGCCGTGGGCGCGGCCTGGCAAGCCAAGTACCACCGGCTGGCGGCCCTGACCATGGTCAGTGTCTGCGGGCTGATGACCTGCGTGACCTTCGTCTGGTTCTCCGCCCCCGACCTGGCCCTGACCCAACTGGTGGTGGAAGTGGTGACCACGGTGTTGATCCTGCTCGGGCTGCGCTGGCTGCCGCGACGGATCGAAGACGCCTCGCCGTTGCCCAACAGTGAACGCCGCGCACGCATTCGCCGCCTGCGGGACTTGTTGCTGTCCATCGCGGTGGGCGGCGGCATGGCGTTGCTGTCCTACGCGATGCTGACGCGCCAGACGCCCAACGACATTTCCTCGTTCTACCTGAGCCGGGCCCTGCCCGAAGGCGGCGGCAGCAACGTGGTGAACGTGATGCTGGTGGACTTCCGCGGCTTCGACACCCTGGGGGAAATCACCGTGCTGGTGGCGGTGGCGCTGGCGGTGTTCGCCTTGCTGCGACGTTTCCGCCCGCCGAAGGAAAGCATGCAGTTGCCGGCGCAACAACGCCTGCTGGCGCCGGACGTGGTCACCGACCTGGTCAACCCGCGCCAGGCCAGCGACACCGCATTGGGCTTCATGATGGTGCCGTCGGTGCTGGTGCGCCTGCTGCTGCCGATTGCCCTGGTGGTTTCGTTCTATCTGTTCATGCGTGGCCACAACCAACCGGGCGGCGGTTTCGTCGCCGGATTGGTGATGTCGGTGGCGTTCATTCTCCAGTACATGGTGGCCGGCACCCAGTGGGTCGAGGCCCAGATGAGCCTGCGGCCGTTGCGCTGGATGGGCACCGGCTTGCTGTTCGCCACCGTCACGGGCCTGGGGGCGATGGCCGTCGGCTACCCGTTCCTGACCACGCACACCTGGCACTTCAACCTGCCGCTGCTGGGTGACATTCACCTGGCCAGCGCCCTGTTCTTCGACATTGGCGTATACGCCGTGGTGGTCGGCTCGACCCTGTTGATCCTCACCGCCCTGGCCCACCAATCGGTGCGCGCGCACAAACCGGGCCTGCAGGCCAAAGCCGCCCCTCTCAAAGGAGCCACTGCCTGA
- a CDS encoding monovalent cation/H+ antiporter subunit C (subunit C of antiporter complex involved in resistance to high concentrations of Na+, K+, Li+ and/or alkali), translating into MEEVIAIAIGVLAASGVWLVLRPRTFQVVMGLCLLSYGVNLFIFSMGSLFIGKEPIIKDGVPQDLLHYTDPLPQALVLTAIVISFAMTALFLVVLLASRGLTGTDHVDGREPRE; encoded by the coding sequence ATGGAAGAAGTCATCGCAATCGCAATCGGCGTGCTCGCCGCCTCCGGCGTCTGGCTGGTACTGCGCCCCCGGACCTTCCAGGTGGTCATGGGCCTGTGCCTGCTGTCCTATGGCGTCAACCTGTTCATTTTCAGCATGGGCAGCCTGTTCATCGGCAAGGAGCCGATCATCAAGGATGGCGTCCCCCAGGACCTGTTGCACTACACCGACCCGCTGCCCCAGGCCCTGGTGCTGACCGCCATCGTGATCAGCTTCGCCATGACCGCGCTGTTCCTGGTGGTGCTGCTGGCGTCCCGGGGCCTGACCGGCACCGACCATGTGGACGGCCGGGAGCCCCGGGAATGA